From a single Rickettsia endosymbiont of Cantharis rufa genomic region:
- the pgeF gene encoding peptidoglycan editing factor PgeF, protein MKGLINKSIYYKIFDKTFNNSSHRYIKKNNSINETEIVENKKSITAYFKAQDILILNQVHGNQIVNADDSIIAVPDADGSITTKKNLVLAVQSADCVPVLLASGDGKIIGAAHAGWKGSINNIISNIVTKMTEKGVKNLIAVIGPAIAQSSYEVDEEYYKAFLSKDINNKQFFINSIKENHYMFDLPAFVELKLKEAGVKDIKNIGEDTYTNPLKYPSKRRSFHLQESYNENILSAIVIK, encoded by the coding sequence ATGAAAGGATTAATAAACAAATCAATTTATTATAAAATTTTTGATAAAACATTCAATAATTCTAGTCATAGATATATAAAAAAAAATAACTCTATAAATGAAACAGAAATAGTTGAAAACAAGAAATCCATTACTGCTTATTTTAAAGCACAAGATATTTTAATTTTAAATCAAGTGCATGGAAACCAAATTGTTAATGCTGATGATTCTATAATTGCCGTACCTGATGCAGACGGAAGCATTACAACTAAAAAAAATTTAGTATTAGCGGTACAATCAGCAGATTGTGTACCGGTACTACTGGCAAGTGGTGACGGTAAAATAATCGGAGCAGCACATGCGGGTTGGAAAGGAAGTATAAATAATATTATAAGTAATATAGTTACTAAAATGACAGAAAAAGGAGTAAAGAATTTAATAGCAGTGATAGGTCCTGCTATAGCTCAAAGTTCGTATGAGGTTGATGAGGAATATTATAAAGCTTTCCTAAGTAAGGATATTAACAATAAACAGTTTTTTATAAACTCAATAAAAGAAAATCATTATATGTTTGATTTACCGGCTTTTGTAGAGTTAAAACTTAAAGAAGCAGGCGTTAAAGATATAAAAAATATTGGTGAAGATACTTACACAAATCCGTTAAAATACCCAAGCAAAAGACGTTCATTTCACTTACAAGAATCTTATAATGAGAATATATTGTCAGCTATCGTAATAAAATAG
- a CDS encoding glutamine synthetase family protein, which produces MKIPHINYNSFINTLSNRLQKNKQLEKIIVQFHQDYNLIPIIGVEIEFYLSPNIDIAKFEILSRKYLARFKISKIKKEEGNNQFEIDLPPSANLIQYIKNILEVRTILKKMAQQLNGYIDFSPRPFLDDYGSSMHFHINFNSEFNDYYIILAAQGLCHYMLDTLLAFMPTTLDYSRINKKFMAPTHISYGGNNRSVAVRIPNSFPKRLEHRLSSPETDPYIAIFTILKSILLALKSPNSLQKIEKIYGNAFDPQYNLTPLPTSSQESFMLFKADFFK; this is translated from the coding sequence ATGAAAATACCCCATATTAATTATAATAGTTTTATCAATACCTTATCCAACCGTTTACAAAAAAATAAACAGTTGGAAAAAATAATAGTACAATTTCACCAAGACTATAACCTAATTCCTATTATAGGCGTAGAAATAGAGTTTTATTTAAGTCCCAATATTGATATAGCTAAATTTGAAATACTTTCAAGAAAATACTTAGCTAGATTTAAAATTTCTAAAATAAAAAAAGAAGAGGGTAATAACCAATTTGAAATAGACCTCCCTCCTTCTGCAAACTTAATACAATATATAAAAAATATATTGGAGGTTAGAACTATTTTAAAAAAAATGGCACAGCAGTTAAACGGTTATATAGATTTTTCTCCTAGGCCGTTTTTAGATGATTATGGTAGTAGCATGCATTTTCATATTAATTTTAATTCCGAGTTCAATGATTATTATATAATTTTGGCAGCACAAGGGCTATGTCACTATATGTTAGACACCCTACTCGCTTTTATGCCAACTACTCTAGATTATTCACGGATAAATAAAAAATTTATGGCTCCTACGCATATATCATACGGTGGAAATAACAGGAGCGTAGCCGTACGAATTCCAAATTCTTTTCCTAAACGTTTAGAACATCGGTTATCTTCTCCCGAAACTGATCCGTATATAGCAATTTTTACTATTTTAAAATCAATATTATTGGCTTTAAAATCTCCTAATTCTCTCCAAAAAATAGAAAAAATTTACGGTAACGCTTTCGATCCGCAATATAATTTAACTCCATTACCGACATCATCTCAAGAGAGCTTTATGTTATTTAAAGCGGATTTTTTTAAATAA
- a CDS encoding YihY/virulence factor BrkB family protein has product MKKIFNCLYVALFRTIEDDGVEHSGYMSFMILLSIFPFLVFLLALTSFLGASELGQNFIQIFLDSLPEQATESIEKRIRELLSAPPQSLMNLAIVGSVWTASSFVECLRTILNRVYQIKSPPPYIRRRLLSIIQFLIISALITFTMFLLVVIPIIFTKIPIILETIEKYKIILNFIRYFLILILLFLGSSSLYYILPNVKLNFVDVFPGALLTVILWIISGYLLSTYIVYYNQLNLMYGSLGSIIVTLIFFYIINMIFIYGAEFNYLMKNYENIE; this is encoded by the coding sequence ATGAAAAAAATTTTTAATTGTCTTTATGTGGCCTTATTCAGAACAATAGAAGATGATGGCGTTGAACATTCCGGATATATGTCATTTATGATACTTTTATCTATTTTCCCTTTCCTAGTATTCTTATTAGCTTTAACAAGTTTTTTAGGTGCTTCAGAACTTGGTCAAAATTTTATACAAATTTTTCTAGACAGTCTTCCGGAACAAGCAACGGAATCAATAGAAAAGAGAATACGAGAATTATTAAGTGCTCCCCCTCAAAGTTTAATGAATCTTGCCATCGTAGGCAGTGTTTGGACTGCTTCTTCTTTTGTAGAATGTTTAAGAACTATTTTAAATCGTGTATATCAAATAAAATCTCCTCCTCCTTATATAAGAAGAAGATTACTCAGTATTATACAATTTCTTATAATTAGTGCTTTGATTACCTTTACTATGTTTCTTTTAGTGGTGATTCCAATAATATTTACGAAAATCCCGATAATATTAGAGACTATTGAAAAATATAAGATCATTTTAAATTTTATAAGATATTTTTTAATTTTAATTTTATTGTTTTTAGGTTCCTCATCCCTGTATTATATATTACCTAATGTAAAATTAAATTTCGTTGATGTATTCCCAGGAGCTTTATTAACCGTGATATTATGGATAATAAGCGGCTATTTGCTTTCAACCTATATAGTCTACTACAACCAATTAAATTTAATGTACGGTTCCCTTGGTAGTATAATAGTTACATTAATATTCTTCTATATTATAAATATGATATTTATCTATGGTGCAGAATTTAATTATCTAATGAAAAATTATGAAAATATAGAGTGA
- a CDS encoding helix-turn-helix transcriptional regulator has translation MGRKNDIIQKIDSFIGKKIYSLRLAKGLSRQQLAEVIDVTHQQLQKYEKAINRISVGRLVLIAEALDRNIDYFFEGLEEANKPQPVHTQHQRMCIEVSRNFMKINSTEEQQAVNNLVKCLSGKEKLKTNV, from the coding sequence ATGGGTAGAAAAAACGATATTATACAGAAAATTGATAGTTTTATCGGCAAGAAAATTTATTCTTTAAGACTCGCTAAGGGGTTGTCTCGTCAACAACTTGCTGAAGTAATTGATGTTACTCATCAACAATTACAAAAATATGAAAAAGCAATTAATAGAATTTCTGTAGGGAGGCTAGTACTAATTGCAGAGGCTTTAGATAGGAATATTGATTATTTCTTTGAAGGGTTAGAAGAAGCTAACAAACCGCAGCCCGTACATACTCAACATCAACGTATGTGTATTGAAGTTTCAAGAAATTTTATGAAGATTAATAGCACGGAAGAACAACAAGCCGTTAATAATTTAGTAAAATGTTTATCTGGAAAAGAAAAACTAAAAACTAATGTATAA